In one Alphaproteobacteria bacterium genomic region, the following are encoded:
- the bcp gene encoding thioredoxin-dependent thiol peroxidase: MALGEGDTAPDFSLPTDGGGTARLSDLKGKPVVLYFYPKDDTPGCTKEACGFRDSLPDFSGVGATVIGVSKDTVAKHEKFKAKYDLTFPLASDEDGSVCEAYGTWVEKNMYGRKYMGIERATFLIDGDGKLAKIWRKVKVPGHVDEVLAAVKSL, from the coding sequence ATGGCACTTGGCGAGGGCGACACCGCCCCGGATTTCTCATTGCCGACGGATGGTGGTGGTACGGCCCGGCTGTCGGATCTGAAGGGGAAGCCGGTGGTGCTCTACTTCTACCCCAAGGACGATACCCCGGGGTGCACGAAGGAAGCCTGCGGATTTCGCGACTCGCTGCCGGATTTCTCCGGTGTCGGCGCTACCGTGATCGGGGTGTCGAAGGACACGGTCGCCAAGCATGAAAAGTTCAAGGCCAAGTATGACCTGACCTTTCCCCTCGCGTCCGACGAGGACGGATCCGTGTGCGAGGCCTACGGCACCTGGGTCGAAAAGAACATGTACGGACGGAAATACATGGGCATCGAACGGGCCACATTCCTGATTGACGGAGACGGCAAGCTGGCGAAGATCTGGCGCAAGGTAAAGGTGCCCGGTCACGTCGATGAAGTCCTCGCTGCCGTGAAATCGCTTTGA
- a CDS encoding pirin family protein, which yields MSHHDAPEPDCHGDDCHPVDLVIEPKIRNIGAFEVRRVLPVAQRRSVGPFVFFDQMGPTTFENGQYLDVGPHPHIGLSTITWMTEGEILHRDSLGSVQAIRPGDVNWMTAGSGVVHSERSPDSERREGARVAGIQAWIALPEADQECAPSFQHYPANEIPWIDRPDVRAALIVGHAWGLESPVATPTETLYADIDLSAGATLQLPDETPERAIYGLEGDFQLNGTVFAAGQMLVLKPGVSVAVTAGPAGARMMLCGGEPLDGPRHMYWNFVSTSKTRIEEAKRDWSQGNFGSIPGEGPVIPLPGERA from the coding sequence ATGAGCCACCACGACGCCCCGGAGCCCGACTGCCACGGCGATGACTGCCATCCGGTCGACCTGGTCATCGAACCGAAGATCCGGAACATCGGTGCCTTCGAAGTTCGCCGCGTTCTGCCGGTCGCACAACGTCGTTCCGTCGGCCCCTTTGTCTTCTTCGACCAGATGGGGCCAACGACCTTCGAGAACGGACAGTATCTCGATGTCGGACCGCATCCGCATATCGGGTTGTCGACCATCACCTGGATGACCGAAGGGGAAATTCTGCACCGGGACAGCCTGGGATCCGTGCAGGCAATCCGGCCCGGCGACGTAAACTGGATGACAGCGGGCTCCGGCGTCGTGCATTCGGAGCGCTCTCCCGACAGCGAACGACGGGAGGGTGCGCGCGTCGCAGGCATCCAGGCCTGGATCGCACTGCCCGAAGCCGACCAGGAATGCGCCCCGTCCTTTCAGCATTACCCCGCCAATGAGATTCCCTGGATCGACCGCCCGGATGTGCGCGCCGCCCTGATTGTCGGCCACGCCTGGGGACTGGAATCGCCGGTCGCCACCCCGACAGAGACCCTCTATGCCGACATCGACCTTTCGGCCGGTGCCACGCTGCAATTGCCGGACGAAACCCCGGAACGGGCGATTTACGGGCTTGAGGGGGATTTCCAGCTCAACGGAACGGTCTTCGCAGCCGGCCAGATGCTCGTTCTGAAGCCAGGCGTCTCCGTGGCAGTGACGGCCGGCCCAGCCGGTGCGCGGATGATGCTGTGCGGCGGAGAACCGTTGGACGGGCCGCGCCACATGTACTGGAATTTCGTGTCCACGTCGAAAACACGGATCGAGGAGGCCAAGCGGGATTGGTCCCAGGGAAACTTTGGTTCCATCCCGGGCGAAGGGCCTGTCATTCCGCTGCCGGGAGAACGCGCCTGA
- a CDS encoding ferritin-like domain-containing protein: MTPRKNERTLACAAIEVLETSDAREKAHAARRVARDWLTRGVECCNGPRPVPERPARPPQPELKRPKDVPRRKIGPSPEGRIALLHALAHIELNAIDLAFDIVARFAGSGLPENFFDDWIAVGDDEARHFLMLDDRLRGLGASYGDLPAHDGLWQASMETAHDVLARLAIVPMVLEARGLDVTPAMIAKLEAAGDPESAAALQIIHDDEIGHVAVGRRWFEHVCSERGVEPVETWQSMVKRHFKGGLRPPFNVESRARAGFPESYYGPLASQA; this comes from the coding sequence TTGACCCCCCGCAAGAACGAACGGACCCTGGCCTGCGCGGCGATCGAGGTTCTGGAAACCTCCGATGCGCGGGAAAAGGCGCATGCGGCTCGACGCGTTGCGCGTGACTGGCTGACCCGGGGTGTCGAATGCTGCAATGGGCCCCGCCCGGTGCCGGAGCGTCCGGCCCGGCCGCCGCAGCCCGAGTTGAAGCGTCCGAAGGATGTGCCGCGCCGCAAGATCGGACCCTCCCCGGAAGGCCGGATCGCGCTGTTGCATGCCCTTGCCCATATCGAGCTGAATGCGATTGATCTGGCCTTCGATATCGTTGCGCGCTTCGCGGGAAGCGGCCTGCCGGAGAATTTCTTCGATGACTGGATTGCCGTCGGCGACGACGAGGCGCGGCACTTCCTGATGCTGGATGACCGCCTGCGAGGGCTTGGCGCCAGCTACGGTGATCTCCCGGCGCATGACGGGTTGTGGCAGGCTTCCATGGAAACCGCCCATGACGTTCTGGCACGGTTGGCCATCGTTCCGATGGTGCTGGAGGCGCGTGGTCTCGACGTGACGCCAGCGATGATTGCAAAGCTGGAAGCGGCGGGCGACCCCGAAAGCGCGGCGGCCCTGCAGATCATCCACGACGACGAAATCGGCCATGTCGCGGTGGGACGGCGTTGGTTCGAGCATGTCTGCTCGGAACGCGGTGTCGAGCCGGTTGAGACCTGGCAATCCATGGTGAAGCGGCATTTCAAGGGAGGGCTGCGCCCGCCCTTCAATGTTGAGAGCCGTGCCCGCGCCGGATTCCCCGAATCCTATTACGGACCCTTGGCATCACAGGCCTGA
- a CDS encoding ribonuclease E/G yields MLIDATHPEETRVTVVSGNRLEEFDYETTTKQQIKGNIYLAKVTRVEPSLQAAFVEYGGNRHGFLAFSEIHPDYYRIPVSDREELVEDVDADEDDVNGEAGDGVEDMGAGEGVDEAVEEAARRRPRLRRQYKIQEVIKRRQVMLVQVVKEERGTKGAALTTYLSLAGRYCVVMPNTSRGGGVSRKIANVQDRKRLKSILSELSVPEGMAVILRTAGAERSKAEVKRDFDYIMRLWDEIRERTLESTAPSLIHEEGSLVKRAIRDLYTKDIEEVLVAGDEGYRVAKDFMRALIPSHAKKVQPYKDEQGIPLFHRYQVEQQLALIHDSTVHLRSGGSIVIHQTEALVAIDVNSGKATRERHIEETALKTNLEAAEEVARQLRLRDLAGLIVIDFIDMDENRNDHAVERRLKEALRRDRARIQVGRISAFGLLEMSRQRLRPSLLEAMSQSCPTCGGVGYIVSTESAALMVTRALEEEGLRRRASEITVKVPGSVALYILNHKRAALTDMESRYGFTVTIEAVDGMLPPNFEIQRSGTIEGEGGEQTAQTEDNRERNRGGDSDEDRGSRRRGRRGGRRRGRSRDDEDQNIQDAEEVEDESEAEESAEGDQQSDGEGGSGDDRGRRRRKRGRRGGRRRGRNRNEDGTQESGEGGEEQSADSEGDAGQTDDNAADEGGEETKPKRRRRSRGRRRDAQSEDSQSDDVQSGEAQSGEAGDDGDTDVAATETVTETGEETAEAKSPEAVEPSSDKADASDEPAEEKPAEAKAKRPRRSRKKAAAAKPAAAEAVDAVVSDPEAAKAESEEKPKRPRRSRKKAAAAKPEPAEPAEQVDVPAAANSDAPSESPEPSPEPAPEPPKPEAAPSDDSAEPAAEESSDAAEAGNDDTPSQPKKRGWWNRVLG; encoded by the coding sequence ATGTTAATAGATGCGACCCATCCGGAAGAAACCCGGGTGACGGTCGTCAGCGGCAACCGGCTTGAGGAATTCGACTACGAAACCACCACAAAACAGCAGATAAAGGGCAATATCTACCTCGCGAAAGTGACGCGGGTGGAGCCTTCGCTGCAGGCGGCGTTCGTGGAATATGGCGGCAATCGCCACGGCTTCCTGGCCTTTTCGGAAATTCATCCCGACTATTACCGTATTCCGGTCTCGGACCGGGAAGAGCTGGTCGAAGACGTCGATGCCGATGAGGACGACGTCAATGGTGAGGCCGGCGACGGTGTCGAGGATATGGGCGCCGGAGAAGGCGTCGACGAAGCGGTTGAGGAAGCGGCACGCCGCCGTCCGCGCCTGCGTCGTCAGTACAAGATCCAGGAAGTGATCAAGCGCCGGCAGGTCATGCTGGTGCAGGTGGTCAAGGAAGAACGCGGCACCAAAGGGGCGGCGCTGACGACTTATCTGTCGCTGGCCGGCCGGTACTGCGTGGTGATGCCCAACACGTCGCGCGGCGGCGGGGTCAGCCGAAAGATCGCCAATGTTCAGGACCGCAAGCGCCTGAAATCCATCCTGTCGGAACTCAGTGTTCCGGAAGGTATGGCCGTCATCCTGCGTACCGCCGGGGCGGAACGCTCCAAGGCCGAGGTCAAGCGCGACTTCGACTACATCATGCGGCTGTGGGATGAAATTCGCGAACGGACCCTGGAATCGACGGCGCCCAGCCTGATCCATGAAGAAGGCAGCCTGGTGAAGCGGGCGATCCGAGATCTCTACACCAAGGACATCGAGGAGGTCCTGGTCGCCGGGGATGAGGGATATCGCGTCGCCAAGGACTTCATGCGCGCGCTAATTCCCAGCCACGCTAAGAAGGTTCAGCCCTACAAGGACGAGCAGGGTATCCCGCTGTTCCACCGCTATCAGGTCGAGCAGCAACTGGCCCTGATCCACGATTCGACGGTTCATCTGCGCTCCGGCGGATCCATCGTTATCCACCAGACCGAGGCGTTGGTGGCGATCGACGTGAACTCGGGCAAGGCGACTCGCGAACGTCATATCGAAGAGACCGCCCTCAAGACGAATCTTGAAGCGGCCGAAGAAGTGGCGCGTCAGTTGCGTCTGCGCGATCTGGCCGGTCTGATCGTGATCGACTTCATCGATATGGACGAGAACCGCAACGATCACGCGGTTGAGCGTCGCCTCAAGGAGGCATTGCGCCGGGATCGGGCACGGATTCAGGTTGGTCGGATTTCGGCCTTCGGGCTGCTGGAGATGTCGCGCCAGCGGCTGCGTCCCAGCCTGCTGGAAGCGATGAGCCAGTCCTGCCCGACCTGCGGCGGCGTTGGCTATATCGTGTCGACGGAATCGGCCGCGTTGATGGTGACACGGGCGCTGGAAGAAGAGGGGCTGCGCCGTCGTGCCAGCGAGATCACGGTCAAGGTGCCGGGATCGGTTGCCCTCTATATCCTGAACCACAAACGCGCCGCGCTGACCGATATGGAGAGCCGCTACGGTTTCACCGTTACGATCGAGGCGGTCGACGGAATGCTGCCGCCCAACTTCGAAATTCAGCGCTCCGGCACGATCGAAGGCGAAGGCGGGGAGCAGACAGCCCAGACTGAGGACAATCGCGAACGCAATCGGGGCGGTGACAGCGACGAAGATCGCGGGTCACGGCGTCGTGGTCGCCGCGGCGGTCGTCGTCGTGGCCGCAGCCGGGATGACGAAGATCAGAATATCCAGGATGCGGAGGAGGTCGAAGACGAGTCGGAGGCCGAGGAATCCGCTGAGGGCGATCAACAGTCTGACGGTGAGGGCGGCAGCGGGGACGACCGTGGTCGCCGTCGCCGTAAACGTGGCCGTCGCGGCGGGCGTCGACGCGGACGCAATCGCAACGAGGATGGTACTCAGGAATCCGGCGAAGGCGGTGAGGAACAGTCCGCCGATTCGGAGGGGGACGCGGGCCAGACCGATGACAATGCGGCCGACGAGGGCGGTGAGGAAACGAAGCCGAAACGGCGCCGTCGCAGCCGCGGTCGTCGTCGTGACGCACAGTCGGAAGACTCCCAGTCCGATGACGTCCAATCCGGTGAGGCCCAATCCGGTGAGGCGGGGGATGACGGAGATACGGACGTTGCCGCCACGGAGACCGTGACGGAAACCGGCGAGGAAACGGCAGAGGCCAAGTCGCCGGAAGCTGTCGAGCCGTCTTCGGACAAGGCGGATGCTTCGGACGAACCGGCAGAAGAGAAGCCGGCGGAAGCGAAAGCGAAGCGTCCACGCCGGTCCCGCAAGAAGGCCGCCGCTGCGAAGCCGGCTGCAGCGGAAGCCGTGGATGCCGTGGTCTCCGATCCGGAAGCGGCCAAGGCCGAATCGGAAGAGAAGCCGAAACGTCCGCGTCGTTCCCGCAAGAAGGCCGCTGCGGCCAAGCCGGAACCCGCTGAACCGGCGGAACAGGTCGATGTCCCGGCCGCCGCCAACAGCGACGCGCCCTCGGAGTCCCCCGAACCAAGCCCCGAGCCGGCCCCTGAGCCGCCGAAGCCCGAAGCCGCACCATCCGATGACAGTGCGGAACCGGCAGCGGAAGAGTCGTCTGACGCGGCTGAGGCCGGGAACGACGACACCCCGTCCCAGCCGAAGAAACGCGGCTGGTGGAACCGGGTTCTGGGTTGA
- a CDS encoding penicillin-binding protein 1A, with translation MRFVRRAFLYLFFLGLLAGVVGVGTVGWAFWEYGKDLPDYKYLADYEPPTSTRVHAGDGRLLAEFAVESRVFVPIEAIPRRVTQGFIAAEDQHFYEHFGVDLQALMRAVVTNVVHYIQGRRVIGASTITQQVAKNFLLTNEVSIKRKIREAILALRIERAMDKNRILELYLNEIYLGYRSYGVAAAALNYFDKSLDELTVAEIAYLAALPKAPNNYHPIRRREAAVARRNWVVGRMLEEGFITGEEAAMARAAPLDVKTHLAADLVDAGYFLEEVRRELDDRFGERGLYEGGLSVRTTLDPVLQEYARAALRDGLIAYDRRHGYRGPIGRVGENEPWHPALTAFEKPKGALDWQIAAVLKVDRDSAEIGLPDGSTGTLPLAELRWARKPNNDERRTVGPSIGKVGDVLSEGDIILVEPVREGAPAKDGEPPVEYPEGTFALRQIPEVNGAIVAMDPHTGRVLAMSGGWSFETSQFNRATQAYRQPGSSFKPFVYLTALENGYTPATIILDAPFVIDQGEGLGKWKPSNFSREFYGPSPMRIGIEKSRNLMTVRLAQAIGMDKVSETAERFGIKEAMPAQLAMALGSADVLLIDMVSAYAALVNGGKKITPTLIDRIQNRNGKTVFRHDDRPCEGCDVPYWDNQPVPELPDTRPQITDPASAYQIVTMLEGVVQRGTGRRIAELGKPLGGKTGTTNDSKDSWFIGFSPDLAVGVFIGFDNPIPLGYQPWGGQETGSSVAAPVFKTFMADALADKPAIPFRTPPGIRMVRIDAETGKLATPSSGKVITEAFKAGTEPGSQSSAVYISGTNAPVLPVVSEDGTSVNGQGSVDTSPVPGSIPDTSGTTQPQTAPSGLY, from the coding sequence ATGCGATTTGTCAGGCGTGCCTTCCTTTATCTGTTCTTTCTGGGTCTGCTGGCCGGTGTGGTCGGTGTCGGCACGGTCGGCTGGGCGTTCTGGGAATACGGAAAGGATCTGCCGGACTACAAGTATCTGGCGGATTACGAGCCGCCGACATCGACACGTGTCCATGCCGGGGACGGGCGGCTGCTGGCCGAATTTGCGGTCGAATCCCGCGTCTTCGTGCCGATCGAGGCCATTCCCCGCCGCGTAACCCAGGGGTTCATCGCCGCCGAAGATCAGCATTTCTACGAGCATTTCGGCGTCGACCTGCAGGCGCTCATGCGGGCCGTCGTCACCAACGTCGTCCATTACATCCAGGGCCGCCGGGTCATCGGGGCTTCGACCATTACCCAGCAGGTCGCCAAAAACTTCCTGCTGACCAATGAAGTGTCGATCAAGCGCAAGATCCGTGAAGCGATCCTGGCGCTTCGTATCGAGCGGGCGATGGACAAGAACCGGATTCTCGAGCTTTACCTCAATGAGATCTATCTGGGGTATCGCTCTTATGGGGTTGCCGCGGCGGCGCTGAACTATTTCGACAAGAGCCTGGACGAACTGACGGTGGCCGAAATCGCCTATCTGGCCGCCCTGCCCAAGGCACCGAACAACTACCATCCGATCCGGCGCCGCGAAGCCGCCGTCGCGCGGCGCAACTGGGTTGTCGGGCGGATGCTGGAAGAAGGCTTCATCACCGGCGAAGAGGCCGCGATGGCACGCGCGGCGCCTCTGGACGTGAAGACCCATCTGGCGGCGGATTTGGTTGATGCGGGATATTTTCTGGAAGAGGTACGGCGTGAACTGGACGACCGCTTCGGTGAAAGGGGACTTTACGAGGGCGGCCTATCCGTTCGGACGACCCTGGACCCGGTCCTGCAGGAATATGCCCGCGCCGCGCTGCGCGACGGGCTGATCGCCTATGACCGGCGCCATGGCTATCGCGGTCCGATCGGTCGGGTCGGCGAGAACGAGCCATGGCATCCCGCGCTCACGGCCTTCGAGAAACCGAAAGGGGCGCTGGACTGGCAGATCGCCGCGGTCCTGAAAGTCGACCGGGACTCCGCCGAAATCGGACTGCCGGATGGATCGACGGGCACACTGCCCCTGGCGGAATTGCGCTGGGCCCGCAAGCCGAACAATGACGAACGCCGTACGGTCGGCCCGTCGATCGGCAAGGTCGGGGATGTCCTCAGCGAGGGCGATATCATCCTGGTCGAACCGGTGCGCGAGGGCGCCCCGGCCAAGGACGGCGAACCGCCGGTCGAATATCCCGAAGGCACCTTCGCCCTGCGCCAGATTCCGGAAGTGAACGGCGCGATTGTCGCGATGGACCCGCATACCGGCCGTGTCCTGGCCATGAGCGGCGGCTGGAGCTTCGAGACCAGCCAGTTCAACCGGGCGACGCAGGCCTATCGTCAGCCGGGCTCATCCTTCAAACCCTTCGTCTATCTGACAGCGCTGGAGAATGGATACACCCCGGCGACCATCATCCTGGACGCCCCCTTTGTGATTGATCAGGGCGAAGGGCTGGGAAAATGGAAGCCATCCAACTTCTCCCGGGAATTCTATGGCCCGTCCCCGATGCGCATCGGGATTGAGAAGTCCCGCAACCTCATGACGGTCCGGCTGGCGCAGGCAATCGGCATGGATAAGGTGTCCGAAACCGCAGAGCGTTTCGGCATCAAGGAGGCCATGCCGGCTCAGCTCGCCATGGCCCTGGGTTCCGCCGACGTCTTGCTGATCGACATGGTATCGGCCTATGCGGCGCTGGTGAACGGCGGCAAGAAGATCACACCGACGCTGATTGACCGCATCCAGAACCGGAACGGCAAGACGGTCTTCCGCCATGACGACCGTCCGTGCGAAGGCTGCGATGTGCCTTACTGGGACAATCAGCCGGTACCGGAACTGCCGGACACCCGTCCGCAGATCACCGACCCGGCCTCCGCCTACCAGATCGTCACCATGCTGGAAGGCGTAGTTCAGCGCGGCACCGGCCGCCGCATCGCGGAACTGGGCAAGCCCCTTGGCGGCAAGACCGGCACGACCAACGATTCCAAGGACAGCTGGTTCATCGGCTTCTCGCCGGACCTTGCGGTCGGGGTTTTCATCGGTTTCGACAATCCGATCCCGCTGGGTTATCAGCCCTGGGGTGGACAAGAGACCGGGTCCTCCGTGGCGGCACCGGTCTTCAAGACCTTCATGGCGGACGCGCTGGCGGACAAGCCGGCGATTCCGTTCCGGACGCCACCGGGTATCCGCATGGTCCGTATCGACGCAGAGACCGGGAAACTGGCGACCCCATCCAGCGGAAAGGTGATCACGGAGGCCTTCAAGGCAGGCACAGAACCGGGCTCTCAATCCAGCGCCGTATACATTTCCGGGACCAATGCGCCGGTCCTTCCCGTGGTTTCGGAAGACGGCACCTCGGTCAACGGTCAGGGCAGCGTCGATACATCGCCGGTTCCGGGCAGCATCCCCGACACCTCTGGCACGACCCAGCCACAGACCGCGCCGAGCGGCCTTTACTGA
- the rlmJ gene encoding 23S rRNA (adenine(2030)-N(6))-methyltransferase RlmJ: MNYRHAFHAGNFADVHKHWILSLLLRRLAAKDKPFFVLDSHAGAGFYDLAREETGRTGEAANGIGRLIDLDEPPPSLGPYLAAIRGLNPEGGLRWYPGSPWLISHFLRPQDRLAAVEAHEEQSALLRATLRDAPNARAYARDGYDAIPSLLPPKERRGLTLIDPPYEDRTEVARIAKAVADGMKRFATGSVAIWYPIKTHMLGDALAEDLPPAERGRIRCEIWVRPTDREDAGLTGSGVILLNPVWPVQDTIAAEQPALAALLAKEDGAGSRIVSF; encoded by the coding sequence GTGAATTACCGACACGCGTTCCATGCCGGCAATTTCGCCGATGTTCACAAGCATTGGATCCTGTCTCTTCTGCTGCGCCGGCTGGCCGCCAAGGACAAACCCTTCTTCGTCCTGGACAGCCATGCCGGTGCGGGGTTCTACGATCTGGCGCGAGAGGAAACAGGCCGGACCGGTGAGGCCGCGAACGGTATCGGGCGCCTGATCGATCTCGACGAGCCCCCACCGTCCCTTGGGCCCTATCTGGCCGCCATCCGGGGGCTGAACCCGGAGGGCGGACTGCGCTGGTATCCGGGATCGCCCTGGTTGATCAGCCATTTCCTGCGCCCGCAGGACCGGCTCGCGGCGGTCGAGGCGCATGAGGAGCAGTCGGCGCTGCTGCGGGCAACATTGCGCGATGCGCCCAATGCCCGGGCCTATGCCCGGGACGGATATGACGCCATTCCCTCGTTACTGCCGCCGAAGGAACGGCGCGGACTGACCCTGATCGATCCCCCCTATGAGGATCGAACGGAAGTGGCGCGCATTGCAAAGGCCGTCGCGGATGGCATGAAACGGTTTGCCACGGGCAGTGTGGCCATCTGGTATCCGATCAAAACCCATATGCTGGGTGACGCCCTGGCGGAGGACCTGCCCCCCGCGGAACGCGGCCGTATTCGCTGCGAGATCTGGGTGCGCCCGACCGATCGAGAGGATGCCGGCCTGACCGGAAGCGGTGTCATCCTGTTGAACCCCGTCTGGCCCGTGCAGGACACGATCGCCGCGGAGCAGCCGGCCCTCGCCGCCCTGCTCGCGAAGGAGGACGGTGCCGGATCCCGCATTGTCTCCTTCTGA
- a CDS encoding N-acetylmuramoyl-L-alanine amidase has protein sequence MPKGIRIERILRIAAFLTLAIGMALMTGATVRAEGPVLSDARIGVHDGQTRFVLEFTQSVPYKIFTLAGPDRVVIDLPSVDWRGPKSGQAGGRGLISGYRHGLFKPGITRVVIDLAAPASVSKHFVLGAGGGAGPRVVVDLAPAVRTVQSAEPEESPSWAAYASELSRNAPATTAAATPTDSSKRIIVIDPGHGGVDPGAIGASGIYEKKVVLSFAKTLQAALEGTGRYDVVMTRDRDIFIPLRDRYQVAHSVDAGLFLSIHADSHNSANLRGLSVYTLSDKASDKEAEALAKKENLSDVLAGTDLTGYEADVTSILISLAQQSVKQSSALFAETLVDEMKKSVKLLRNPHRFAGFAVLKSPNVPSVLIELGYLSNRTDEANLMSEAQRRKMAASMVQAIDLYFDRKEALERS, from the coding sequence ATGCCCAAAGGTATCCGGATCGAGCGCATCCTTCGGATTGCCGCGTTTCTGACGCTGGCGATCGGAATGGCGCTGATGACCGGCGCGACTGTTCGCGCCGAAGGACCGGTGCTGTCCGACGCCCGGATCGGAGTGCATGACGGCCAGACGCGCTTCGTTCTGGAGTTCACCCAAAGCGTCCCCTACAAGATTTTCACGCTGGCCGGCCCGGACCGGGTCGTTATCGATCTGCCTTCCGTCGACTGGCGCGGACCGAAATCTGGTCAGGCCGGCGGGCGCGGGCTGATCAGCGGCTATCGACACGGCCTGTTCAAGCCGGGCATCACCCGTGTCGTCATCGATCTTGCTGCCCCCGCCTCCGTATCGAAGCATTTCGTGCTTGGCGCGGGCGGCGGCGCAGGCCCACGGGTCGTGGTCGACCTCGCCCCCGCCGTCCGCACCGTGCAGAGCGCCGAACCCGAGGAATCGCCGAGTTGGGCCGCCTATGCGTCCGAACTGTCGCGCAACGCCCCTGCCACGACAGCCGCCGCCACGCCGACCGACTCCTCCAAGCGGATCATCGTGATCGATCCCGGTCATGGCGGTGTTGACCCGGGTGCCATTGGTGCCAGTGGCATCTATGAGAAGAAAGTAGTTCTTTCTTTTGCGAAGACGCTGCAAGCCGCCCTTGAAGGCACGGGCCGCTACGACGTGGTGATGACTCGCGACCGGGACATCTTCATTCCGCTACGCGACCGATATCAGGTGGCACATTCGGTCGATGCCGGACTGTTCCTGTCGATCCACGCGGATTCCCACAACAGCGCCAATCTGCGCGGCCTCTCCGTCTACACCCTGTCCGACAAGGCTTCCGACAAAGAGGCCGAGGCGCTGGCCAAGAAGGAGAACCTTTCGGACGTGCTGGCAGGGACCGATCTGACCGGCTACGAGGCGGACGTGACCTCGATCCTGATCAGCCTTGCCCAGCAGAGCGTGAAGCAGAGCAGCGCCCTGTTCGCCGAAACGCTGGTCGACGAAATGAAGAAATCGGTCAAGCTGCTGCGCAATCCACATCGCTTTGCCGGTTTTGCAGTGCTGAAATCCCCGAATGTCCCGTCGGTCCTCATCGAATTGGGCTATCTGTCGAACCGAACCGATGAGGCGAACCTGATGTCCGAGGCCCAGCGCCGGAAAATGGCGGCCAGCATGGTTCAGGCGATCGACCTCTATTTTGATCGCAAGGAAGCCCTCGAACGTTCGTGA